The Cytobacillus sp. NJ13 sequence TGAGAGCAACCGTTAAACAGAAAACATGAAACATCGGCAAAGTAGTGATAACCCGGTCATTTTCGTTCATGTGCAAATAGTCGCTGACATCCTTTGCATTGCTGTAGAGGTTTTTATGTGTCAGCATGGCACCTTTTGGCTTGCCTGTCGTACCCGATGTATATAGGATAACGGCTGTTTCATCTTCTTCGAGTTCAGGGCCTCTATAATCCAAATCTCCTGAAGCTACCACCTGTGTAAACGATTTCATTTTTGAGAAAGCTGATAATGCAGACGGGTCGACTTTTGATGCCTGTCCCTGCGGGGTTTCACAAATAATAAAGTTCTCCACCTTTGGAAGAGCCTGATGCATCTTCTCAATCAAAGGCACTAATAGATCAAGCGTAACAACCGCTTTTACATCACCATTATTAACAATGTAGCCAATTTCATCAGGTGTATAAATTGGGTTGATCGGTATGACAGTTGCCCCAAGCCGCAGTGCTCCATGCAGGCCGATGACAAAATGCGGTGAATTCCCCAGTAAAAGAGCAATATGATCTCCTTTTTTCACTCCCAGCTTTGAGAGCCCATCCGCAAATTTGGTTACAGCACCATCAAGCTCCGCATATGTACTGGACTGGTCCATAAAATAATAGGCAGTCTTATTGCCCATCTTGATCGCCGTTCCATGCAGCTGCTCTGTTAAATTCATTTACACTCCCCCTATAATGAATGAATAATCATTCATTTTTATTAAATAAATTTTCTAAATATATTATATTGAAAGAAATTTTTGTATTCAAGTAGGAAAGCGAATTGTTCACAATTTCTTTTTTACAGCGAAACTGCCTTTCGCAAGACTTTATATAAATATAAGAAAAGCCGGCATTATGCCAGCTTTTCAATAAAGGACCGCATTAATAAACCAGGTTGATAAATTCGGTCTTTTCCACATTTCCGAAGTAATGCTTCATGTCCACTCCTTCAAGAACAATTTCAATCTCTGACTTTTCATAACGAATTCCTGTAAGCTTGTTTTCAATTTCGCTTACATCGCCAACCCCAAAAAAGTCTCCGCAAATTTTACATTCCTCAATTTTTCCTTTTGTGACATTAAGTCTAATATCAATTTGCCCCACTGGGAAACGATGCGAGTGCTGAAGATCAAATTTGGGAGATTTTCCATAATTCCAATCCCAGTTTTGATAGCGCTCCTTGGACAGCTGGTGAATTTTTTCCCAATCAGCATTCGTGAGCTTGTACTCTGGAATTTCATCTAAATCACCAAAAATATTCTTAAGCAGCAAAGTGCGAAATTCTTGAATTGTGATTTTTTTATCCAGGAACTCTGAGATATTAGCAACCCGGCTTCGAATAGATTTAATGCCTTTCGATTCAATTTTATCTTTCTTTACCTTTAGTGCCGAAACTACACTTTCTATTTCGGAATCAAACAAGAGGGTACCATGGCTAAACATTCTGCCTTTAGTAGAAAACTGGGCATTCCCGGATATCTTTCTGCCCTCTGCCATCAGGTCATTTCGGCCGCTCAATTCAGCATTAACACCAAGCTTCTGCAAAGCTTCTACAACTGGTTCGGTGAACTTTTGAAAGTTATGGAAACTTTCTCCATCATCTTTTGTGATAAAGCTGAAGTTGAGATTGCCTAAATCATGATAAACAGCCCCGCCGCCAGAAAGCCTTCTGACCACATGGATGCCATTGTTCTCGACATATTCAGTATTAATCTCTTCAACGGTATTCTGGTTTTTTCCAATAATAATGGAAGGTTCATTAATATAAAAAAGCAAATAGGTTTCTTCAATATCAAGATTCTTTAGTGCATATTCCTCAATAGCAAGGTTTATTCTGGGATCGGTGATTCCCTGGTTGTCAATAAAAAGCATCTGGTTTCCTCCTCAAAAAGTATGGGACCATTGATAATCCGCAATAGAAATAGGACCTGTATATTTTGTTGAAGCCTCTTCCTTCAGTTTTCGAAGTTCACCATAATGAGGCAAATGAGTCAGCAGCAAATTTTTCACATTTGCTTTGCTGGCCAGTGTTCCAGCATCCAAGCTTGTCATATGCCCTGCATTTTTTCCATTTTGATGCCCATAAAAATTGCATTCGCAAACTAATAAATCAGCATTTTCGCTAAATACAGCCAGCTCTTCTTTATATGAGGTATCAGCCGTATAAATAAGCGTTTTGCCGTCTGCTTCAATTCTCATTGCATAGCATGGCACAGGGTGATTAGTCTTTAAAAAGCGAATTTGAAACGGCCCTGCAAAGAGAGTGCCATCAGGATCATAGCAGACTCCTTTTGTGATATCTTTGTATGTAAATTTGGCAAATTCATGCTGATCAAGGGAATGACCATAAATCGGGAGTGTATCTGTTTTCCTCCCCAAAAAACCCTGAATGAGCCTGGCATGCTGCAGAACCCCTATATCCGCAATGTGATCTGGATGGTAATGCGAGATAATCAATGCATCCAATTCTTCTGGCTGAAAAAAATTCTGCATTTTTGAAAGAACGCCGCTTCCGCAGTCGATCAGCAAATGAAACCCTTCATGCTCCAGCAAATACCCTGAACTGGCCCCGTCTGCTTTAGGATAACCGCCCCAGCTCCCAATTACAGTTAACTTCATCACGTTTCCCCCTTATTAAAAAAGCGCAAGGCGCCCGCCTTTTCCAGCATAGGCCTGAAAGCCGATGGCGCCTGGAGTCAGACAGTTATCTAACTTCAGAGTTTATACACTTATCACTTTAGAAAAGCGTAAACCTTAAGCTATGACTTATAGCCAAACTCTCAAGAAAGACCCGGCTTTCCTATGTCCAATATACTCGATTATGCCTATTTTTTCACTTTTTTAAAATTGTATTGAAACAGAAGTTGACATATAAACTCTGTTATAATACAATTAACTTAAATAATCAAACTATTTAGAACAAAATCACAAATCAGGAGGCTTCAACATGATTCAAAACATTATGGAGTTTTTCAGAAACCTGCCGGCAAAACAATGTTCAGAATGCGGGAAGTCGATCGAAGAGCAGCATGAATGCTACGGAAACAAGTGTGATAAATGCATGGGAATAACAGATTTATAGAATAATATATTAAAAGCCAGCCCTGTGGGCTGGCTTTGTTTTTTGCTTATAATCAATCAGCCTGCCCTGCAGCAGCTGCAAATTTTTTCTTGTGCATTGCAGTAAAGTAAACAAAAGTTCCTGCAATGAACAGGGCAGCGAAACTCAATAGAATGACTGCATTCTCCCACATGAAATCAAAATTTCCGCTAGAAATGGCAGCCTTTAGTCCGGATACAGAATAGGTCATAGGCAAGTATGAACTGATTGGCTGAAGTGCATTAGGAATCAGCTCAAGCGGGAAAGTACCAGCACTTGTTGTCAGCTGAAGAATCAATATGATTATTGCAGCAAACCGGCCAGGATCACCCATGACGGTGACAAAAAATTGAATCAGCGCTATGAAAGTAATGCTGGTTATGATTGTAAACAGAAGAAACAAAGGTACACTCTGCACTTCCAGGCCAAGTCCCAGCAATAGAATCATGGCTGCAATGAGACCCTGAATAATGCCTATTCCAGCAAGGATCCCAAACTTGCTTGCAAACCAGCTAAATCCTGACCGCGGAACGCCAGCCGGCTCCCGAAGCGGGAATACAATAGAAAGAAGCAGAGCACCTACGAAAAGGCCAAGAGACAGAAAATAAGGCGCGAACCCTGTACCATAGTTAGGAACTTCTGTAATCTTCTCATTATCTATTTCTACCGGATTTGCCATCATATTATAAGTTTTATCGCTGGCATTTACAGATGAAGCATTTTCAGCGCCATCGGCTAATTTATTTGCTAACTCCGAAGATCCTTCATAAATTTGTGTATTACCTTCAGCTACTTTGCCTGCGCCATCTTCAAGCTGTTTTGTGCCATCTGCAAATGCAGCTGAACCTTGGGTCAGTTTGCCAAGCCCGCCTGACAAATCTGCTGCACCGCCTGCTAGCCTGTCTGCTCCGGTTTGTGCTTCACCAAATTTCTGAGCAAATGTTTCCATTCCAGCACCGAAATCTTTATGGCCCTGTACTAGCTGCTGAGAACCAGTTTCCAGCTCGGATGCCCCTTGGGCAAGCTGATTTATTCCCTGCTGGAGCTGCAGCTGTCCTCCATTTAGCTGCCCCATTTTTTGGGACAATTCGGCTCCTCCTGCTGATAGTTTGCCAGCTGACTCAGCAAGCTGGGCTGATCCAGCCTTCAGCTGGGCAAGCGCAGGCTGAAGCTCAGCTTTTTCAGGAGATCCCTCTGGAAGCTGCGAAATAAAGCCCTGCAGCTTTTGCTCTAAAAGAGCAGTGCCTCCGCTGAGTTTTTGTGCCTCCGTTTGCCATTGTTCCAGAGATGAAGATAAGGTTTTCGCTCCATTTTCAAGCTGCTCGGTTCCATCAATCATAACAGGAAGTTTTTCCTTTACTGTAACAATCCCTGCCTTTGTTTGTGTAACACCTGCAGAAAGCTTTTCACTTCCAGATTTCAGCTGATCAGATGCTTTACTTAATTCTGATTGGCCTTCAGCCAGTTTGCCTAATCCTTCTGAAAGGGATTTAGCTCCTTCTGCCATTTCCTCTGAACCTTTGCTTGCTGAGCTTACACCATTATTGAATTCAATGGATTTATCGGCCAATAGCTCCAGCTTCTTATGCAGCGTGTTAGAACCATCCTTTAAATCTGCAGATCCTTCACTGATTTGAAGGGCCCCGTCACTTGCCTCTCCAATGCCATCTGCCAGTTCCCCTACCTTATCGAACATAGTTTCAGCATATGTTTCAGTCACTTTTTCCGACAGAGACGCTTTAATTTTTTCTACAGCTGTTCCGCCAATTTGAGCTGATAAAAAATTGTAGCTCTCATTGGGAACGTAAATCAGGTTCATTTTCTGCGGATTGTCTTCCAGAAGAGTGGTTGCATCCTTGGAAAAATCCTTAGGGATTTCTACAAGCATATAATATTGCTGATCATTTAGATCTTTATATGCTTCCTCTTTATCAACAAATTGAAAATTAAAGTCCTTGCTTTCCTTTAATTTATCAACGAGGTCATCGCCCAGATGCAAGTCATTTTCTTCAAATGCAGCACCGGCATCCTCATTAACGATAGCAACAGGCAGATCATCTAAATGATCGTACGGATCCCAAAATGCCCAAAGAAACATTCCGCTGTATAAAATAGGAATAAACATTACTGCGATAATAGGAATCAGCAGCTTTTTGTTTTTTATAATTGCTGTAAACTCCTTCAAGAAAAGTTTGTTCTTCACCGTAAATCCCTCCGTTATCACTTAATGACTAAATCCCTCATTTGGTCATTTCTCTGAAAAAATTTAGGACTATCTAATTCGATAATCCTTTCATAATGTATTGTTCAAACAGCATAGCTATTTTTTCTTTTTCTAAAGGTTCATGACGCTGCTCCCAGTCAAATATGAGAGCAATATAAAGCTTCAGCATCACAAAAGATGTCAGTTCCGGATCGCATTGACGGATTTCTCCTTTTTCAATCGCTTGTGCAACATTGTCTTTTACATAATTTAATATCGCATCCTCTACTCTCCCAATGACATCTGTAACAGCAGGAGTTCCCATTTCCTTTGCTTCCTGGAAAAGCTTGATTGTCAGCTGATGCTTCATGCGGAATTCAAGTATCTTATACAATCCCCGATGAACATTTTTATGAAAGGGCAAAGAAGGATCAAGCGCTTCATCAGCTGCGCTTTTCATTTCCACGATGAGCGTATGGATAATTTCATCAAACAGCTCTTCTTTATTTTTAAAGAAATTATAAATAGTGCCTTTTCCTACATTTGCAAGCTTTGCAACTTGATCCATAGTGGTTGCTTTATATCCAAACAGAGAAAATGATTTAGTGGCTGCCTCAATAATTTGCTGTTTCCGATCTGCTGACATGAACTCACCTCTTTAAAAAAAAATGACTAAATGAACAATTTGGTCATTAGTACAAAAAGTAATTTATCATACTATAATTGAAAAAGCAACCTGAAATGATTCCAATTTAAAAAGCTGTCACACCCGGACAGCTTTTTGCTTGTTGCTTTGCAAGTATTCAACTGCATTTCTCACTGCCTCTTCTGCCTGATCTATGCAGTCAGGAATGCCAAGACCTTCAAATGAACTTCCTGCCAGAAAAATACCCGGAAGCTTTTCCTGTGCCTGTTTCTTTGCCAGCCCGATGCGTTCTTTATGTCCTACAGTATACTGCGGCATTGAATCCTTCCATCTTGTTACATAAACAAAATCCGGATTCATTTTAATATTCATTGTTTTATTTAAATCATCAAGTACAACTTTAACAATTTGATCATCTGACAGATCTACCACAGCTTCATCACCGGCTTTGCCAACGTAACAGCGCAGAAGCACTTTTCCCTTGGGGGTCGAATGGGGCCATTTCTTATGTGTCCAGGTACATGCAGTAATGGTGTAATCACTATGGCGTGAAACAACAAAACCGGTTCCGTCAATATCCCTTTCAATCGCTTCCTCAGGAAAAGCCAGCGCTACATTTGCCACTGAAGTGGACGGCATTTCTTTGAACTGTTCAAAAAGTCCCCAGCCAGAGAATATGCTGCACAGAGCATGGTGGGGAACAGCCATAACCATGCAATCTGCCTGTAGGTTTTCTCCGCCATTCATTTCAACTGTATAGCCTCTGCCAGCCTTCATAATCGATTCAATGCGATGGCCTTTCAGTACAGTTCCAGCTTCAAGCTTGCTCTCTAGGGCATCGACAAGTGATTGAAGCCCTGATTTGAAAGTAAGGAACATCCCTTCTTTGCTCTTGCGGTTTGCGGCTTGTTTCGGCTGAGATCCTGTGGACTTTTTCATTCCCAGAATTAAACTTCTATACTTCTGTTCAACCTGATAAAACTGCGGGAAAGTGGCCATTAGGCTTAATTGATCAATATCGCCAGCATATATGCCTGAAAGAAGCGGTTCTATCAAATTATCGACAACTTCGTCACCAAGCCTTCTTCTGAAAAAGGCACCCAGTGACTGATCATTGGAAGGATTGGAGCGCGGCAGCACAAAATCCGCCGCAGCTCTTGCCTTCCCTGCGGGAGAGAATAAGCCGGTTGTAATAAATGGAGCAATTTGTGTAGGGATGCCCATGATGGATCCGCCCGGCATTGGAAATAGACGCTGCCTTACAAGCACATAGGACTTACCGGATGTATTTCTCACAAGCTCTTTTTCCAGGCCTGCTTCCTTGGCAAGCCGGGACGCACTTTGTTTACGGGCCAAAAAGGAATCTGGCCCTCTTTCGATCACAAAGCCGTCTCGTGTTATCGTTTGAATCTTGCCGCCAAGTCGATGTGAGGCTTCTATGAGCTTTACATCCAGGGCCATTCCTTTTTCTTTGGCTTCCTTCTGCAGATAGTAAGCTGCAGCAAGACCAGTAATTCCTCCTCCGGCAACAACAACTTTCTGTCTCTCTCCCTGCA is a genomic window containing:
- a CDS encoding lipoate--protein ligase, whose protein sequence is MLFIDNQGITDPRINLAIEEYALKNLDIEETYLLFYINEPSIIIGKNQNTVEEINTEYVENNGIHVVRRLSGGGAVYHDLGNLNFSFITKDDGESFHNFQKFTEPVVEALQKLGVNAELSGRNDLMAEGRKISGNAQFSTKGRMFSHGTLLFDSEIESVVSALKVKKDKIESKGIKSIRSRVANISEFLDKKITIQEFRTLLLKNIFGDLDEIPEYKLTNADWEKIHQLSKERYQNWDWNYGKSPKFDLQHSHRFPVGQIDIRLNVTKGKIEECKICGDFFGVGDVSEIENKLTGIRYEKSEIEIVLEGVDMKHYFGNVEKTEFINLVY
- a CDS encoding MBL fold metallo-hydrolase; translated protein: MKLTVIGSWGGYPKADGASSGYLLEHEGFHLLIDCGSGVLSKMQNFFQPEELDALIISHYHPDHIADIGVLQHARLIQGFLGRKTDTLPIYGHSLDQHEFAKFTYKDITKGVCYDPDGTLFAGPFQIRFLKTNHPVPCYAMRIEADGKTLIYTADTSYKEELAVFSENADLLVCECNFYGHQNGKNAGHMTSLDAGTLASKANVKNLLLTHLPHYGELRKLKEEASTKYTGPISIADYQWSHTF
- the yhfH gene encoding protein YhfH, yielding MIQNIMEFFRNLPAKQCSECGKSIEEQHECYGNKCDKCMGITDL
- a CDS encoding YhgE/Pip domain-containing protein translates to MKNKLFLKEFTAIIKNKKLLIPIIAVMFIPILYSGMFLWAFWDPYDHLDDLPVAIVNEDAGAAFEENDLHLGDDLVDKLKESKDFNFQFVDKEEAYKDLNDQQYYMLVEIPKDFSKDATTLLEDNPQKMNLIYVPNESYNFLSAQIGGTAVEKIKASLSEKVTETYAETMFDKVGELADGIGEASDGALQISEGSADLKDGSNTLHKKLELLADKSIEFNNGVSSASKGSEEMAEGAKSLSEGLGKLAEGQSELSKASDQLKSGSEKLSAGVTQTKAGIVTVKEKLPVMIDGTEQLENGAKTLSSSLEQWQTEAQKLSGGTALLEQKLQGFISQLPEGSPEKAELQPALAQLKAGSAQLAESAGKLSAGGAELSQKMGQLNGGQLQLQQGINQLAQGASELETGSQQLVQGHKDFGAGMETFAQKFGEAQTGADRLAGGAADLSGGLGKLTQGSAAFADGTKQLEDGAGKVAEGNTQIYEGSSELANKLADGAENASSVNASDKTYNMMANPVEIDNEKITEVPNYGTGFAPYFLSLGLFVGALLLSIVFPLREPAGVPRSGFSWFASKFGILAGIGIIQGLIAAMILLLGLGLEVQSVPLFLLFTIITSITFIALIQFFVTVMGDPGRFAAIIILILQLTTSAGTFPLELIPNALQPISSYLPMTYSVSGLKAAISSGNFDFMWENAVILLSFAALFIAGTFVYFTAMHKKKFAAAAGQAD
- a CDS encoding TetR/AcrR family transcriptional regulator; amino-acid sequence: MSADRKQQIIEAATKSFSLFGYKATTMDQVAKLANVGKGTIYNFFKNKEELFDEIIHTLIVEMKSAADEALDPSLPFHKNVHRGLYKILEFRMKHQLTIKLFQEAKEMGTPAVTDVIGRVEDAILNYVKDNVAQAIEKGEIRQCDPELTSFVMLKLYIALIFDWEQRHEPLEKEKIAMLFEQYIMKGLSN
- the hemY gene encoding protoporphyrinogen oxidase; translated protein: MQGERQKVVVAGGGITGLAAAYYLQKEAKEKGMALDVKLIEASHRLGGKIQTITRDGFVIERGPDSFLARKQSASRLAKEAGLEKELVRNTSGKSYVLVRQRLFPMPGGSIMGIPTQIAPFITTGLFSPAGKARAAADFVLPRSNPSNDQSLGAFFRRRLGDEVVDNLIEPLLSGIYAGDIDQLSLMATFPQFYQVEQKYRSLILGMKKSTGSQPKQAANRKSKEGMFLTFKSGLQSLVDALESKLEAGTVLKGHRIESIMKAGRGYTVEMNGGENLQADCMVMAVPHHALCSIFSGWGLFEQFKEMPSTSVANVALAFPEEAIERDIDGTGFVVSRHSDYTITACTWTHKKWPHSTPKGKVLLRCYVGKAGDEAVVDLSDDQIVKVVLDDLNKTMNIKMNPDFVYVTRWKDSMPQYTVGHKERIGLAKKQAQEKLPGIFLAGSSFEGLGIPDCIDQAEEAVRNAVEYLQSNKQKAVRV